One part of the Streptomyces sp. NBC_00286 genome encodes these proteins:
- a CDS encoding Crp/Fnr family transcriptional regulator, with protein MATTLHLSPSTAAIPVHAVWGAAAGLVGGVGLGIWMSVSRPMADTTMIIMVAGLLGSTNAVVGWLIHLSIALLAGIGFGVLLGQFAQRLAPAVVLGLAYGAVWWTVGALWIMPANMGMPVFEWNDVTSSSLGGHLVFGRLAGATFALVAQTAGNGTDRTNRMTPTPPASTPDPGAPLRGTEPLLGAPDDYCLAHSAGALAGPAWGAAPPPWAPGRREEPHHMTHTGDEAQETWCISEVDIFRDLDDAEMNAIAAPAPMKTYSAGELLYSPSQPAEVLFILKKSRVRIFRVSADGRALTCAITSPGTIFGEMVLLGQRMYDTFAEALDDVTVCVMSRADVHRFLPRRRPRRPLRLV; from the coding sequence ATGGCCACGACCCTGCACCTTTCCCCGAGCACGGCAGCCATCCCGGTGCACGCGGTCTGGGGTGCCGCGGCCGGTCTGGTCGGCGGCGTGGGCCTCGGCATCTGGATGTCAGTGTCGCGGCCGATGGCGGACACCACGATGATCATCATGGTCGCCGGGCTGCTCGGCTCGACCAACGCCGTCGTCGGCTGGCTGATCCACCTGTCCATCGCGCTGCTGGCGGGCATCGGCTTCGGCGTGCTGCTGGGCCAGTTCGCCCAGCGCCTCGCGCCCGCGGTGGTCCTCGGCCTGGCCTACGGCGCGGTCTGGTGGACCGTCGGCGCCCTGTGGATCATGCCCGCCAACATGGGCATGCCCGTCTTCGAATGGAACGACGTCACCTCCTCCAGCCTCGGCGGCCACCTCGTCTTCGGCCGCCTGGCCGGAGCAACCTTCGCGCTCGTCGCACAGACGGCGGGCAACGGCACCGACCGGACAAACCGGATGACACCGACACCACCAGCGTCAACACCTGATCCCGGCGCACCGCTCCGGGGTACCGAGCCTCTCCTCGGCGCCCCGGACGACTACTGTCTGGCCCACAGCGCGGGCGCGCTGGCCGGCCCGGCGTGGGGCGCCGCACCCCCGCCGTGGGCACCGGGACGACGCGAGGAACCACACCACATGACCCACACCGGCGACGAGGCCCAGGAGACCTGGTGTATCTCCGAGGTCGACATCTTCCGCGACCTGGACGACGCGGAGATGAACGCCATCGCCGCCCCGGCCCCGATGAAGACCTACAGCGCCGGAGAACTGCTCTACTCACCCTCCCAGCCCGCCGAGGTGCTGTTCATCCTCAAGAAGAGCCGGGTGCGGATCTTCCGGGTCTCCGCCGACGGCCGCGCCCTGACCTGCGCGATCACCAGCCCGGGCACCATCTTCGGCGAGATGGTGCTGCTCGGGCAGCGGATGTACGACACCTTCGCCGAAGCCCTCGACGACGTCACCGTCTGCGTCATGAGCCGCGCCGACGTTCACCGCTTCCTGCCTCGTCGGCGCCCACGTCGCCCACTACGGCTGGTATGA
- a CDS encoding class I SAM-dependent methyltransferase, translating to MNSDEVKACCADAYAKDVVALLLGDSYHPGGTALTRRLADRLQLTAASRVLDVASGRGTTALLLADTYGVRVDGVDYSAANTALAQGAAQATGLAERALFTTGDAEHLPCPDGVFDAVVCECALCTFPDKDQAATEFARVLRPGGRVGITDVTAVPDRLPPELTGLGARIACVADARPLTEYADILAAAGLRILTTERHDAALLRMIDQIEARLNLLRITAPTRLTAAGVDLTAAPAVLAAARAAVADGTLGYALLTAVKPT from the coding sequence ATGAACAGCGACGAGGTCAAAGCCTGCTGCGCCGACGCCTACGCCAAGGATGTCGTCGCCCTGCTGCTCGGCGACTCCTACCACCCCGGTGGCACCGCCCTGACCCGCCGTCTCGCCGACCGCCTCCAACTGACCGCAGCCAGCCGGGTCCTGGACGTGGCCTCGGGCCGGGGCACCACCGCACTCCTGCTCGCCGACACCTACGGGGTACGCGTGGACGGCGTGGACTACTCGGCCGCCAATACCGCCCTCGCCCAAGGAGCGGCGCAGGCAACAGGGTTGGCGGAGCGGGCCCTGTTCACCACGGGTGACGCGGAGCACCTGCCCTGCCCGGACGGCGTGTTCGACGCGGTGGTGTGCGAGTGCGCGCTGTGCACCTTCCCCGACAAGGATCAAGCGGCCACGGAATTCGCCCGTGTCCTGCGCCCTGGCGGCCGGGTCGGCATCACCGACGTGACCGCCGTCCCCGACCGGCTGCCGCCCGAGCTGACCGGTCTCGGTGCCCGGATCGCCTGCGTCGCCGACGCCCGCCCGCTGACCGAGTACGCCGACATCCTGGCCGCCGCCGGACTGCGCATCCTGACCACCGAGCGCCATGATGCGGCCCTGCTCCGCATGATCGACCAGATCGAGGCGCGGCTGAACCTGCTGCGCATCACCGCCCCGACCCGCCTCACCGCAGCGGGCGTGGACCTGACCGCCGCCCCGGCCGTGCTCGCCGCCGCCCGCGCCGCCGTCGCGGACGGCACGCTCGGCTACGCCCTGCTGACCGCCGTGAAGCCCACCTGA
- a CDS encoding PP2C family protein-serine/threonine phosphatase: MTDQKPPSSLTVLSWMPVLVMAVVAVADVVAGPGVGFLPLVSLGPAFSGLVGGWRRTAVFGLAALVLCVALGLYDGLFEERRGFTALASVAGVTGVGLAAAVMRSRREGELASVRSIAEVAQRVLLRPVPLTAGPLQAAVSYTSAAAEARIGGDLYEVVASPHGIRVIVGDVQGKGLAAVETAAVVLGAFREAAHDEHDLAGLGERLERSVARELEGEKFVTAILAEIGARHEAVLLNYGHPAPMVVRRNGTVDFLQPPAYALPLGLGAHGSEGPKPYRVDFAPGEQLLLYTDGVTEARDEDGRFYSLGERAHLLKDPDAHRALEALRADLAQHAAGPPHDDAAMLLLRYHGHG, from the coding sequence ATGACCGACCAGAAGCCGCCATCGAGCTTGACGGTGCTGTCCTGGATGCCGGTGCTGGTGATGGCGGTGGTGGCGGTCGCGGACGTCGTGGCCGGGCCAGGGGTGGGCTTCCTCCCGCTCGTGTCGCTCGGGCCCGCGTTCTCCGGGCTGGTCGGAGGGTGGCGTCGTACGGCGGTGTTCGGACTGGCCGCGCTGGTGCTGTGCGTGGCACTCGGGCTGTACGACGGGCTGTTCGAGGAGCGACGCGGTTTCACGGCGCTGGCGTCGGTGGCCGGCGTGACCGGCGTGGGCCTCGCGGCGGCCGTGATGCGCTCGCGGCGCGAGGGGGAGCTGGCCAGTGTGCGGTCGATCGCGGAGGTGGCCCAGCGGGTGCTGCTACGACCGGTGCCGCTGACGGCGGGGCCGCTTCAGGCGGCGGTGTCATACACCTCGGCCGCTGCGGAGGCGCGCATCGGCGGAGATCTGTACGAGGTGGTCGCCTCGCCGCACGGCATCCGGGTGATCGTGGGCGATGTGCAGGGCAAGGGCCTGGCCGCCGTGGAGACGGCAGCCGTCGTGCTCGGCGCCTTCCGGGAGGCGGCGCACGACGAGCATGACCTGGCGGGGCTCGGCGAGCGCTTGGAGCGGAGTGTGGCCCGGGAGCTGGAGGGCGAGAAGTTCGTCACCGCCATCCTCGCCGAGATCGGCGCACGCCACGAGGCCGTCCTCCTCAACTACGGCCATCCGGCCCCGATGGTCGTACGCCGCAACGGCACCGTCGACTTCCTGCAGCCGCCCGCCTACGCCCTTCCGCTGGGGCTGGGCGCCCACGGGAGCGAGGGCCCGAAGCCCTATCGGGTGGACTTCGCCCCTGGTGAGCAGCTCCTGCTGTACACCGACGGCGTCACCGAGGCTCGCGACGAGGATGGCCGCTTCTATTCCCTTGGCGAGCGCGCGCACTTGCTGAAGGATCCCGACGCGCACCGCGCCCTGGAGGCCCTGCGCGCGGATCTTGCCCAGCATGCCGCTGGGCCGCCCCACGACGACGCTGCGATGCTCCTGCTCCGGTACCACGGTCATGGGTAG
- a CDS encoding MarR family winged helix-turn-helix transcriptional regulator: MPERETPAGAMEDVDAVTRAVLTASRLLVAVSARSLAEVEERVTLPQFRMLVVLSTRGATKLVTLADLLQVAPSTAMRMVDRLIATGLADRHLNPGNRRETLLQLTAEGRRTVGDVTARRRAEIAAIVERLTPTQRLALIEALNAFNEAGGEPLARALDDTEPHPLGWAMDVPVARDV, translated from the coding sequence ATGCCGGAGCGCGAGACCCCCGCGGGGGCGATGGAAGATGTTGACGCGGTGACCCGTGCGGTGCTGACGGCGTCGCGGCTGCTGGTGGCGGTCTCCGCTCGCTCCCTCGCCGAGGTCGAGGAGAGAGTGACGCTCCCGCAGTTCAGGATGCTGGTGGTGCTGTCCACACGCGGGGCCACCAAGCTGGTTACGCTTGCCGACCTTCTCCAGGTGGCGCCGTCCACCGCGATGCGGATGGTCGACCGGCTGATCGCGACCGGACTCGCGGACCGGCACCTCAACCCCGGCAATCGCCGCGAGACCCTCCTGCAGCTCACCGCGGAGGGGCGCCGCACGGTCGGGGACGTCACCGCCCGGCGCCGCGCCGAGATCGCTGCGATCGTCGAACGGCTCACCCCTACGCAGCGGCTGGCCCTCATCGAGGCCCTCAACGCCTTCAACGAGGCCGGCGGAGAGCCCCTCGCGAGGGCGCTGGACGATACGGAACCGCACCCGTTGGGCTGGGCGATGGACGTCCCGGTGGCCCGTGACGTCTGA
- a CDS encoding nitroreductase family deazaflavin-dependent oxidoreductase, which yields MAHRDTAPRRPQLPTGWRRLAVRLPILLFRVGLGPLFGKRLLLLHHVGRFSGLDRRVILEVVSHDPADASWTVASGFGPKADWYQNLRRQPKTLIQSGNRLHAVAAHFLSRDEGAEIMAGYARRHPRTARRLCAFMGLPADGGEASFREAGRAVPFVRLDDVCGSRRSGHA from the coding sequence ATGGCGCACCGCGACACTGCACCTCGCCGCCCCCAACTCCCCACCGGGTGGCGGCGCCTGGCCGTGCGGCTGCCGATCCTGCTCTTCCGCGTGGGGCTGGGGCCGCTCTTCGGGAAACGGCTGCTCCTGCTGCACCACGTCGGCCGCTTCAGCGGCCTCGACCGCCGGGTGATCCTGGAAGTGGTGTCCCACGACCCGGCCGATGCGAGCTGGACCGTCGCCTCCGGCTTCGGACCGAAGGCCGACTGGTACCAGAACCTTCGCCGGCAGCCGAAGACCCTCATCCAGTCCGGCAACCGCCTGCACGCCGTCGCCGCCCACTTCCTCTCACGCGACGAAGGCGCCGAGATCATGGCCGGATACGCCCGGCGGCATCCCCGCACGGCCCGCCGCCTGTGCGCGTTCATGGGCCTTCCTGCGGACGGCGGCGAGGCGTCGTTCCGCGAGGCGGGGCGAGCCGTCCCCTTCGTCCGGCTCGACGATGTCTGCGGAAGCCGCCGCTCCGGACACGCGTGA